A region of the Nocardia asteroides genome:
AGTCGAGGTTCGTGTAGAGTTCCGGCGGCGCTTCGAGTGCTGTCTTGTCTGTCGTAGGGAGGGGATTTGCTGTGAACACTCATCAGCCCATCGAGCCGGGCCAGGCGGTGCACGACGATGATCCTTTGGTTCCCATCCCGATTCCTGCGCTCATCGCCCTGCTGATTCGCCGGGAAGACGACAAGGGCGCGGCTTTGACAGAGGACGAGGCCCTCGACGTACGCGATAACGCCGTCTGCATGATGATGCCGCTGTCGGACCAGCGAGCATTGAATCGGTCGCGTGGATATCGCGACATCGATCCGGACAACCTCTGGCAGGAATGGTGCGCCTACAAATCCGGTCAGGACCCCTTCACCCTCGGCGATGATCACCTCTGACTGTGCTCACCAGCACCCACGGCGGATCCCAAGATAATATCCCCGAATGTAGTTGCACACCGAGGATTCTGTTCCGTCTCCCAGGTCGCGAAAACACTGTCATCGGCATTACCGAGCCCTTTCAGGTGATCTCACCAGCTGTGGCATCAACTACGCGACCAGCGAGATCCTGCCAAGATCTTGACTCAAGACACCTACCGGGCAGTGTGCCCGCAGTCCGCCGTGCCGATCTTTGTTGATATATAGATGGGCGCTGCCACTCTCGCCCGGTGTGAAAGGTGCGTCGATCACTACTCGGATGGAGGTTCCCCCGGTAGCGCGTTTCTTCGCGATCGTTCCGTTTGCGCCGTACGATCGAGATGCATCGCCTTTTGCCAAATGGTCGATGGCGACGACACATGCACCAGAACTCACCAGCGGTTTGATTACCATGTGATGGCAGTTCGTGAACTCGTCTGATGAATTACTGTTGCCGCCGAACATGGGAACCAATACACCCAGGCTGTCGAGGATGACCACTGTCGGACGCCATTCGGCCATATGTGCGATGACTGCCGTTAGCTCTAGTCGGTCCTCTGGCTCGATGGAGAGGAAACGCTCTTGATCAGCGAGTGTGGCGTACTCGGCGCCCAGACTATGCAGTCGGGGGATGGTGGCGTTGGCCCCGTTTTGCTCCAGGTCGAGCCGTAATACCCGACCGCCGACGGCGAGTTCCTGAACCGTCGCATAATCCGTGAGCATCGTTTTGCCGGTCTCCGGATCGCCGAATACCGTGTTGTATTGCCCCCGATAGAACAGCCCGACGCCGTCGCTGCGGCGGCAGACTTGAATGACTGGAGTGTCGGGCTCGCCCACGGTAGTTGTTGATCTTTCGTCTCGGCGGCCGGGATTGGTCGCGATGCGTGAATGACGCGGAGAGGGTTCGGTAGACGCTTCGAACACCTACCGGACTCCGGATTTGGTCAGGCTGCGCGTCCGCTGGTCGGCGAGTTCGTTACGGCTAGGCCAGACCTCGGCGGGTGGTTGCGCTTCCACGTCGTTGTGTCTCCCATCGCGCTCGTTAGAACCCGAGCAAAAATGTGTCGCATCTAACAGTCGATCGGTGTTGTCTTCCGGGGTACATGTCGGAGGTGTGTGGTAAAGGGAGGGGTCCGGGTGACTCTGACCAGGCGAAATATCGGCGAATCGGCGTGCTGGCCGCACCTGGATTCACATTGACCGACTACTCAATCGTCAATTTGGTCGCATTCGCGAAAATGTGCCACGGTGAGGGTGGGGAAGCGCGAGAACCGGAACAGTATGGGCGGCATCGGGTGGTGCTGGTAGTGCGCAGAAACGGAACCGGTGATTGTCCTCGGCGGTTTCGTCCGATAGCGATCGGGCATCGGATCGATTGTGTGCTCGAGTAAGAGGTCAGTGGAGGTGTGAGTTCCTTTGAGACTCCCCGCAAGCCCCGCCGCAAGCCTGGCAACGTAACCGTGTTCGACGCGCACTACATCGACTTCCGCCGCCGCGTGAAGCGTCCGAGTGGATGGAAAGTCGGCCCTGACGGAGTCGAGGTGCCCAAGGGTCGCGGGTGGCAGGTGCGCTACGTCGACCAAGACGGCAAACAACGGTTCCCTGCATTCGAGACCAAGGCTGAGGCAACCCGCCGAACGTGACCGCATCGCCTCCGAACTGCACACCGGTACCTACATCGACGAGCGGAAGTCGGCCGCGCTGTTCTCCGAAATGGCCGAGACGTGGACGACGTCGCTCATCCGCAAGGCCGAGTCCACCCGCGAGAACCACGGGAGCGCGTTCTACGTAACCACGTGTCGTTGTACTGGGGGAGTGAGGATTTGGGCAGCATCACCCACGGCGACGTCGTGAAGTGGATCGGCGACATCACGCCGAAGATGGCCCCGGCGACGGTGCATCGCTGCTACCAGGTACTCGCCGGGGTGTTGCACTTGGCGGTGCGCGACGGCCGGATACGTGCGAACCCAGCTCGCGACGTCGAGTTGCCGAAGATCGAGGAAGAGGAAAAGCACTACCTCTCGCACGCAGAGGTCGCGCGACTCGCCGCTGCCGCCGACTATCTCTACAGCCTGCGGAAGAACCGGGAGCGGATTGGGCGGAACCGGTCGGCCGAACTCGCCGTCGAACGTGATGACGACGGGGTGCCGATCATTCCGGCCGCTGCGCAGTCGCCGGACGGGCTCGCGATCCGGTTGATGGCCTACACCGGTCTGCGCATAGGCGAGTTCTCTGCGCTGCGGGCCAAGAACCTCGATCTCGACGGCCTGCATGTCCGGGTGTTCGAGGCGTACACCGACGTCAAGGGAAAGCTGGTGCTCGGCCTGCCCAAGGGCGACAAGAAACGCACTCTCGACCTGGTGCCGGACCTGGTCGACGAACTGCGCGCGCACGTGAAGGGCAAGTCCGCCGAGACGCTGGTCTTCACTGCCGCCACGGGCCGGCCGATCCGGCGCACCAACTGGAACAAGCGGGTGTTGCACCCTGCCGCCAAGCTCGCCGGGCTGTACATCGCCGACGACGGCGAAACCGAACTCACCGCGCACGACTTGCGGCACACGTTCGCGAGCCTCTGCGCGTCGGCGGGTATCTCATCGCGGTACATCGCCGAGTGGATGAGCCACGCATCCACGGCGATCACGGAATCGGTCTACATCGACCTGTTCCCGAAGGACCTCGAGGCGCACGCCGCGCTGCTCGGTGCGGCCATGTCGAATGGCTCGAAGTAGCTCCGAGTTGCTCCCGCTACCCCGGAGTTACTCAACCTCGTGTGTGCTGAGTGTGTGTTCGGAGGCTGAAAAACAGAAGAGGCACCCTCTGAGTTTCCTCAGAAAGTGCCTCTGACCTGGTATTACGGTGGTGCGCGATACTGGGATTGAACCAGTGACCTCTTCCGTGTCAGGGAAGCGCTCTCCCGCTGAGCTAATCGCGCGAGGTGGAGACGGGAATCGAACCCGTGTGCACGGCTTTGCAGGCCGTTGCCTCACCACTCGGCCACTCCACCGCGCAAAGGGGGACGGCGTAATGTTGCCTGGCCCTACCTCTCGAGCGGATGACGGGATTCGAACCCGCGACCCTCACCTTGGCAAGGTGATGCGCTACCAGCTGCGCTACATCCGCATTTTGCTTCCCCGGGGCTCGTTTCCGGCCTCCGTGGTGCGAGACAGAACATTAGCCGACGCTCGGTGAAAGGTACAAATCCGCAGGTAGAACGGGGGAAATCTGGGAGGTTGCGTACTGTGACGCCGGTGGCTCATGTGGTGGATGGGGGCGTAGAGGCTTCCAGTCACCGATCCGACGATCCGATACGGTCGGCCGCAGGGATCGAAGGGGTGCTGATCGCATACTCGCTTGCGGCACTGTGCTCCGGCGGGTCGGATCCGAGGCTTCGGAGTGAGCCCCTCTCGCGTGCGGGACCTCGTCCGCCGCCTCCCTGTCCGGATGGCGATTTGGTGAACCGCGGGTGGCGCGTGCTAATGTTTCGTCTCGTCCGGAGGGCATCCCCGAGCCCCCGGAAATTGTCGGGTCTCATAGCTCAGCGGGAGAGCGTCCGCCTCACACGCGGAAGGTCGCTGGTTCGATCCCAGCTGGGACCACACACAGTGCGAGGCCGGTGCAGTATTGCCCGGCCTTCTTTGTTCTCCGAGCCGATCGGCCCCGTGGGTTTCGTGGCGTCGGCGATCCGTATCGAGTCCCCGGTGTGGCCTACGTCTCTCCTTGTGCTGTGACTTGGGTCACATTATGGTAGCGGTTGTCCCCATCTGGACCGGAAACCTTTTCAAGCGCTTTGCGAAGTCTTTACTATCAATCCGACCGCTGCGTCACGGGTCGCGCTTCCATCGAGGGAGGGCGGCTCGGGCGTCGCCCGCCGCTCGCTTTCGATGCCAAGAACATGTTCGACCGATGAACCGGGGCCACGATCCCGGCGAAGGAGAAATATGTCCCCCGACACCGATCCCGTACCACGGACGTCGTCGCCCGCAGGCATGCTCGGTCGTCTGACCGGAACCGGCCGTTTCTTTTCGGCCTCCTCGGCCGCGGTTTCCCCTGTCGCCCTGTGCCTTTGGCATGCGGGTTCCTCGCCGACCGCGCGTGCGTGCGCGAATACTTCGGCGGCACGGCGCATTTCGCCCAACTGGGCTGCGTGTGGAAGTTCGCCGGTGTCACTGGGCCGCCTGGGTAAAGGTACTTCCGGCACTGCCTCGATCGAGCCTCGGCGGCGCACCGGAATCCGGGAAGGGTCTGTCATGACGGGCGACCCCGCCCGCCACCGCGGGCGCGCGACCGTGTTGCACCCGCACCTCCGGCGCGACCTCGATTGCTTATTCCTCTCCTTTGCGGTTACGCAAATCGCGCCCAACACCGTCGCGGGCTGCGGGCAGGGTGACCTGCGCGCCGTCCGCCCGGTGTGCGATCCGGTGCGTGAGGGAAGCCGGATGTCTCGGTGGAGGCGGTCTCCGCCCACGCGCTGCGCGTGTGATCGAGGTCATGGTCGCGGGGAACGCGGAGGTCGACGGTGGCGCGCACCGGATCGCGGCGGAGCCTGCCTGACCCGGTGATGTGCGGTAGGTCACGGTGATAACGACGAGAGGACGGTGGGGAATAACACACAATTTCTTGAAGTTCTCAGGCTTTGCTAAGTCTTTACCAATACACTTGTCCTCGTTTACATCTCGACTCATCGCTGTGTCGGGACTGCTTCACCGCGAGATGCCGGTTCGCGGTCTTGTGCCCTGCTGGACATGTTGATCGTCAACCGACCTCGGCGAAACAGCCGAGTCGGCGAAGGAGAGTCATGGCTATCGATCACGATTTAGCCCCGCCACTGTCAATGCCCGCACCGGCGGGCCCGGGCCGCAGTTCCGGACCGCGGTCCGACCGCTTCACCGATATCCTGCGCCACGATGTGCCCGCCTCCATCGTGGTTTTCCTTGTCGCGCTGCCGCTTTCGCTCGGCATCGCGATCGCTTCCGGAGCCCCCGTCGCCGCGGGGCTCATCGCCGCCATCGTCGGCGGCATCGTCGTCGGGCTGCTCGGTGGCTCGGTACTCCAGGTGAGCGGCCCTGCCGCGGGCCTCACCGTCGTCGTGGCCGAGACGATCGACCAATTCGGTTGGCGCCTCACCTGTTTCATCGTCGTGGCAGCGGGTGTCCTGCAGATTCTGCTCGGGCTCAGCCGTGTGGCCAGAGCGGCGCTCGCCGTGGCGCCCGTGGTGGTGCACGCGATGCTCGCCGGTATCGGCATCACGATCGCGCTGCAACAGATCCATGTGCTGCTCGGCGGTTCCTCGCACAGTTCGGCCTGGCGGAACATCATCGAGCTGCCCGGACAGCTGATGTCCCTGCACGGCGGCGGCGCGTTGATCGGCGCGGTCGTGATCGCGATCATGGTCGGCTGGAAGTACCTGCCCGCCAGGATTCGCGTGGTGCCGGGGCCGCTCGCCGCGGTGCTCGTGGGCACGGTGTTGTCGCTGGTCCTGCCGCTCGGCGCCGAGCGCATCGTGCTCGACGGCTCGCTGTTCGACGCCATCGGCCTGCCCGCGCTGCCCAGTGGTAACTGGTCGGCTCTGGTCCTGGCCATCATCACCATCGCCCTGATCGCCAGCGTGGAGAGCCTGCTGTCCGCGGTGGCGGTGGACAAGATGCACACCGGCAAGCGCACCGACTTCGACCGGGAGCTGATCGGCCAGGGCTCGGCGAACGTGCTGTCCGGCCTGCTCGGCGGTCTGCCGGTCACCGGCGTGATCGTGCGCAGCGCCACCAACGTGACGGCGGGCGCGCACAGCCGCGCTTCCGCGGTACTGCACGGAGTCTGGCTCTTGGTGTTCTCGGTGGCCCTGGTCTCGGTAGTGGAGCAGATCCCGAAGGCCGCCCTGGCCGGTCTCCTCATCGTGATCGGCACCCAGCTGGTCAAGCTGGCCCACATCAAACTGGCCCAGCGCACCGGTGACCTGCTGGTCTACGTCGTCACGGTGCTCAGTGTGGTGTTCTTGAACCTGCTGGAGGGCGTGCTGATCGGCCTCGGCCTGGCCTTCGGCCTGCTGCTGTGGCGGGTGGTCCGGGTGGCGGTCAAAGCCGAACAGATCCCGGGCACGCAGCGCTGGCTGATCACCATCGACGGCTCGGCCACCTTCCTCGCGCTGCCGAAACTGTCGGCGCAGTTCGCGAAGATCCCCGCGGGAGCCGACGTCACGGTGGAGATGACGGTCGACTTCCTCGATCACGCGGCATTCGAGGCGGTCGAGGAGTTCGCCCGCCAGCAGGTGAACAGCGGAGGCAGCGTCGACTTCGTGGAGATCGGTGGGGCCAGAATGGCCCAGGCCACGGCCAAACCGCCGGCGCGGAGCTTCGCGCGCTCGGTCTGGGACGACATCCTCGGCCCGTGGCGCCGCGACGAGGGGCACAAGAACCCGGTCGCGGCAGGCGTCGCGGCCTACCACCGCAGCCACGCGCACGTCGTGCGGCCGCACCTGGACGAGTTGCGCGACAAGCAGGACCCGGATTCGTTCTTCCTGACCTGCTCGGACTCGCGGATCGTGCCGAACATCATCACCAACAGCGGGCCGGGCGACTTGTTCACCGTGCGCAACGTGGGCAACCTCGCTCCCGCGGAAGGTGACGCGTCGGTCGAGGCCGCGCTGGTGTTCGCGCTCGAACAGCTGAACGTCCGCTCGATCGTGGTCTGTGGGCATTCCTCCTGCGGTGCGATGAAGGCGTTGCACACCGGCGCCCAGGTCCCCGGCGTGGACGCCTGGCTCGCCCACGCGCAGCCGAGCCTCGAGCGGTTCCGCGCGGGCCATCCGGTGGCGGCGGCGGCTCGGGAAGCCGGCTTCGGCGAGGTCGATCAGCTGGCCATGGTGAACGTCGCGGTGCAGCTCGAACTGCTGCGCCGGCACCCCGCGGTGCGCAAGGCGATCGCCGAGCGCGGCGTCACGGTGTCGGGCCTGTTCTTCGACATCGCCAGTGCCCGGGTCGTCGAGGTGACCGAGAACGGGATCGCGCACATCGATGACGCGGGACATCAGCCCGCTCGCGAACTGGTGTGATCGACCGGTGATCCCGCCCGGGCCCGCCGCCCGGGCGGGATCACCGTGTCCGGGGGCGTGGAGCGGGATTCGGTGGGCCGGATTGCTCGTACCCTAGGGAACGTGACCGCAGATCTGGAAACGAGCTCTGCCGACCGGCCGACCCGCTGGCGCGCCTTCCGCGCCGGGCTCGAACGACGGCCTACCCTGTATCTCGCCTACCGGATCGTGGTCGCGGTGGTCGGTGTCGCCGTGCTCGCGGTCGGCGTTCTCGCGATCCCCTATCCCGGTCCCGGCTGGGCGATCGTGTTCGCGGGGCTCGGCATCCTGGCCACCGAATTCGCTTGGGCGCACCGAGTATTGACCTGGCTACGGGACCGATACCGGCAATTGATGGCCTGGTACTCCGGCCAGGGGCGGGCCGTGCAGGTGGCAGGTGCGATCGGCACCGCGGCGTTGGTCGTCGCGACGCTGTGGATTCTGGGAACCTTCGGGCTGGTCGGTAGTTGGATCGGAGTGGAATGGGAATGGCTGCGCAGCCCCCTGCAGCGGTGACCACCGTCGCAGGGCGCACGCTCACCCAGCCGGACTGGCTGGCCGCGCGGATCGCGGAAATGGGCCACTCCTGGGGGACCACGTCGCCGCGCATCGCGGGCACGCTGTGGTGGTGCATGGTGGCCTCCGCTCTGGTGGAGCAGATCGCGCGCGCCTACGCCTGCGACGAGCACGCCCCCGAACCCGCCCTGGATCGGATGGAGTGCGAGGTGCGCCCGGACGGTGGTGTCGAGCGGGTGCGCATCCCGGCGAACGATGGTCCGCGGGCAGGCAGCGCCGCGGTGCTGCGTGAGACGCTCGCCGCCGTGATCACGCCGGTCGCCGAGGTGTCCGGTGCCGCAGTCCCCGCCCTGTGGGCGATCACCACCGATGCGATCGGCAACCGGGCGCTGGATGCCGGTTCGCCGGACGCGGGCGCACGGCTGGCCATCGACATCGGTGGCAAACTGCCTGCACCGCGGTTCGTCGAAATCGGCGGGCGCACCTTCGTCCGGCGCATCTCCTGCTGCCTGGTGTTCGAGGTCCCCGGCTGCCAGATGTGCACGAGCTGCCCGAAACGCCCGGCCGCCGAACGAACGGCACTGCTCGCGGACCTAGCCGCCGGGGGCTGACGTACTGCCGGGGACAACTGAACTCCTGCACATACGGGTAACTCGCCGCATATGCCCGTAACTCGAGCGTCACGGAGGGGACTCGGACGCAAACCCCACGCCACCTGACCGGTACGGCCTAAAACCCGGAGGCGCGGGCGAGCGCGGCGGGACAGTAGCATGGTCGCGCCGGGCGAACATGCGATCGGCCACCGTCCAGCGGGACCCCTCCCGCACACGAGAACGCCAAGGAGAGCGCAGCCGTGACCACCTCAGCCCCCATCAGCCCAGTCGCCCTCGTCCGGGTGCCGGCCGGGACGACGGCGGGCGCCGCGGTGCGCGAGGCGGGACTACCCACCAAGGGCCCGGAAACCGTCGTCGTCGTCCGGGCCGACGGTGAACTCAAGGACCTGTCCTGGACCCCGGACGAGGACGTCGACGTGGAGCCGGTGGCGGCGAACACCGACGACGGCCGCAACGTCATCCGCCACTCCGCCGCGCACGTGCTCGCCCAGGCGGTGCAGCAGGAGTTCCCCGGAGCGAAGCTGGGCATCGGCCCCTACATCAAGGACGGGTTCTACTACGACTTCCGCGTCGAGCGGCCGTTCACCCCCGAGGATCTGGCCAAGCTCGAATCGCGGATGAAGAAGATCGTCAAAGGCGCGCAGCGGTTCTCCCGCCGGGTGGTCGAGGTCGACGACGCCAGGGTCGAGCTGGCCGCGGAGCCCTTCAAGCTCGAGCTGATCAGTGACAAGTCCGGGATCGATGACCCGGAGGTCATGGAGGTCGGCGGCAAAGAGCTGACCATCTACGACAACCTGGATCCGCGCACCGGAGAGAAGATCTGGGGCGATTTGTGCCGCGGCCCGCACATTCCGACCACCAAGTTCATCCCGGCCTTCAAGCTCACCCGCAGTTCGGCCGCGTACTGGCGCGGCGACCAGAGCCGCGAGGACCTGCAGCGCATCTACGGCACCGCTTGGGAGTCGCAGGAGGCGCTCGACGAACACCTGCACCTGCTCGCCGAGGCCGAGCGCCGCGACCACCGCAAGCTGGGTCTGGAGCTGGACCTGTTCAGCTTCCCCGACGAACTCGGTTCCGGCCTTCCGGTGTTCCACCCCAAGGGCGGGATCATCCGCAAGGAACTGGAGGAGTACTCGCGCCGCAGGCATGTGGCGGCGGGTTACGAGTTCGTCAACACCCCGCACATCACCAAAGGCCACCTGTTCGAGGTCTCCGGCCACCTGGACTGGTACCGCGACGGCATGTTCCCCGCGATGCACCTGGACGCCGAACTCAACGAGGACGGCACCGTTCGCAAGCCCGGCCAGGACTACTACGTCAAGCCGATGAACTGCCCGATGCACAACCTGATCTTCCGCGCCCGCGGCCGGTCGTATCGGGAGCTGCCGCTGCGGCTGTTCGAGTTCGGCTCGGTCTACCGCTACGAGAA
Encoded here:
- a CDS encoding AAA family ATPase produces the protein MFEASTEPSPRHSRIATNPGRRDERSTTTVGEPDTPVIQVCRRSDGVGLFYRGQYNTVFGDPETGKTMLTDYATVQELAVGGRVLRLDLEQNGANATIPRLHSLGAEYATLADQERFLSIEPEDRLELTAVIAHMAEWRPTVVILDSLGVLVPMFGGNSNSSDEFTNCHHMVIKPLVSSGACVVAIDHLAKGDASRSYGANGTIAKKRATGGTSIRVVIDAPFTPGESGSAHLYINKDRHGGLRAHCPVGVLSQDLGRISLVA
- a CDS encoding PepSY domain-containing protein, whose translation is MSSFETPRKPRRKPGNVTVFDAHYIDFRRRVKRPSGWKVGPDGVEVPKGRGWQVRYVDQDGKQRFPAFETKAEATRRT
- a CDS encoding site-specific integrase produces the protein MGSITHGDVVKWIGDITPKMAPATVHRCYQVLAGVLHLAVRDGRIRANPARDVELPKIEEEEKHYLSHAEVARLAAAADYLYSLRKNRERIGRNRSAELAVERDDDGVPIIPAAAQSPDGLAIRLMAYTGLRIGEFSALRAKNLDLDGLHVRVFEAYTDVKGKLVLGLPKGDKKRTLDLVPDLVDELRAHVKGKSAETLVFTAATGRPIRRTNWNKRVLHPAAKLAGLYIADDGETELTAHDLRHTFASLCASAGISSRYIAEWMSHASTAITESVYIDLFPKDLEAHAALLGAAMSNGSK
- a CDS encoding carbonic anhydrase; this translates as MAIDHDLAPPLSMPAPAGPGRSSGPRSDRFTDILRHDVPASIVVFLVALPLSLGIAIASGAPVAAGLIAAIVGGIVVGLLGGSVLQVSGPAAGLTVVVAETIDQFGWRLTCFIVVAAGVLQILLGLSRVARAALAVAPVVVHAMLAGIGITIALQQIHVLLGGSSHSSAWRNIIELPGQLMSLHGGGALIGAVVIAIMVGWKYLPARIRVVPGPLAAVLVGTVLSLVLPLGAERIVLDGSLFDAIGLPALPSGNWSALVLAIITIALIASVESLLSAVAVDKMHTGKRTDFDRELIGQGSANVLSGLLGGLPVTGVIVRSATNVTAGAHSRASAVLHGVWLLVFSVALVSVVEQIPKAALAGLLIVIGTQLVKLAHIKLAQRTGDLLVYVVTVLSVVFLNLLEGVLIGLGLAFGLLLWRVVRVAVKAEQIPGTQRWLITIDGSATFLALPKLSAQFAKIPAGADVTVEMTVDFLDHAAFEAVEEFARQQVNSGGSVDFVEIGGARMAQATAKPPARSFARSVWDDILGPWRRDEGHKNPVAAGVAAYHRSHAHVVRPHLDELRDKQDPDSFFLTCSDSRIVPNIITNSGPGDLFTVRNVGNLAPAEGDASVEAALVFALEQLNVRSIVVCGHSSCGAMKALHTGAQVPGVDAWLAHAQPSLERFRAGHPVAAAAREAGFGEVDQLAMVNVAVQLELLRRHPAVRKAIAERGVTVSGLFFDIASARVVEVTENGIAHIDDAGHQPARELV
- a CDS encoding TIGR02611 family protein, whose product is MTADLETSSADRPTRWRAFRAGLERRPTLYLAYRIVVAVVGVAVLAVGVLAIPYPGPGWAIVFAGLGILATEFAWAHRVLTWLRDRYRQLMAWYSGQGRAVQVAGAIGTAALVVATLWILGTFGLVGSWIGVEWEWLRSPLQR
- a CDS encoding (2Fe-2S)-binding protein, whose amino-acid sequence is MGMAAQPPAAVTTVAGRTLTQPDWLAARIAEMGHSWGTTSPRIAGTLWWCMVASALVEQIARAYACDEHAPEPALDRMECEVRPDGGVERVRIPANDGPRAGSAAVLRETLAAVITPVAEVSGAAVPALWAITTDAIGNRALDAGSPDAGARLAIDIGGKLPAPRFVEIGGRTFVRRISCCLVFEVPGCQMCTSCPKRPAAERTALLADLAAGG
- the thrS gene encoding threonine--tRNA ligase — protein: MTTSAPISPVALVRVPAGTTAGAAVREAGLPTKGPETVVVVRADGELKDLSWTPDEDVDVEPVAANTDDGRNVIRHSAAHVLAQAVQQEFPGAKLGIGPYIKDGFYYDFRVERPFTPEDLAKLESRMKKIVKGAQRFSRRVVEVDDARVELAAEPFKLELISDKSGIDDPEVMEVGGKELTIYDNLDPRTGEKIWGDLCRGPHIPTTKFIPAFKLTRSSAAYWRGDQSREDLQRIYGTAWESQEALDEHLHLLAEAERRDHRKLGLELDLFSFPDELGSGLPVFHPKGGIIRKELEEYSRRRHVAAGYEFVNTPHITKGHLFEVSGHLDWYRDGMFPAMHLDAELNEDGTVRKPGQDYYVKPMNCPMHNLIFRARGRSYRELPLRLFEFGSVYRYEKSGVVHGLTRVRGMTQDDAHIYCTKEQMHSELTDTLRFVLDLLKDYGLDDFYLELSTKDPKKFVGSEEIWEEATETLSKVASASGLELVPDPGGAAFYGPKISVQAKDALGRTWQMSTIQLDFNLPERFDLEYTASDGTKQRPVMIHRALFGSIERFFGVLTEHYAGAFPAWLSPVQVVGIPVAEAFAPHLDRVIEQLQDEGVRAQVDRSDDRMQKKIFNNTAQKVPFMLLAGERDVNANAVSFRFRDGTQVNGVPVDDAVATIVAWIAHRENASPTAEGFEIRSTNKGGDPA